In a genomic window of Nocardiopsis mwathae:
- a CDS encoding glycoside hydrolase family 13 protein: MSAPRDTPANDEWWRDAVIYQIYPRSFADGDDNGTGDLAGATQRLGHLADLGVDAVWLSPFYPSPMADGGYDVADHRDVDPRFGSLPDFDALVEAAHARGIRVYIDIVPNHTSSAHPWFQAALAAPKGSPERDRYVFRDGRGADGDSPPSNWASRFGGPAWSRTADGQWYLHLFHQDQPDLDWSSPAVRAEFEDILRFWCRRGVDGFRIDVAYAMAKDLDEPLRDVVMVPAHADEVAANPDHPFLDRPEVREIHREWRRVLDSFTPPRVAIGEIWLPTDRRVRYLGPDKLHQTFDFDFLLCPWDAAAYREVIDEAVRGATAAGSVPTWVLGNHDTVRPATRFALPPGTDPVAWLMSDGTEPPADPATGLRRARAAALLKLALPGSAYIYQGEELGLPEVADLPRDRLQDPVWERSGHSAKGRDGCRVPIPWEKSGPSLGFGRATGWLPQPEGWAELSVAAQTGDPGSTLEMYRTALRARRALTHDRALVWDPVLNTGHTLAFRRDDHLVIVNTGSAPIPLPRGEVVVASAELPGGDIPADTSVWLRTG, from the coding sequence ATGAGCGCTCCCCGAGACACCCCCGCGAACGACGAGTGGTGGCGCGACGCCGTCATCTACCAGATCTACCCGCGCAGCTTCGCCGACGGCGACGACAACGGCACCGGTGACCTGGCCGGCGCGACGCAGCGCCTCGGGCACCTCGCCGACCTGGGTGTCGACGCCGTGTGGCTGTCCCCTTTCTACCCGTCCCCCATGGCCGATGGCGGCTACGACGTGGCCGACCACCGCGATGTCGACCCGCGCTTCGGCTCCCTGCCCGACTTCGACGCCCTGGTGGAGGCCGCGCACGCGCGCGGGATCCGCGTCTACATCGACATCGTCCCGAACCACACCTCCTCGGCGCACCCCTGGTTCCAGGCGGCTCTGGCCGCTCCGAAAGGGTCGCCGGAGCGCGACCGCTACGTCTTCCGCGACGGCCGCGGCGCCGACGGCGACAGCCCGCCGAGCAACTGGGCGTCGCGGTTCGGCGGCCCGGCCTGGTCGCGGACGGCCGACGGGCAGTGGTACCTGCACCTGTTCCACCAGGACCAGCCGGACCTCGACTGGTCCTCCCCCGCGGTACGCGCGGAGTTCGAGGACATCCTGCGGTTCTGGTGCCGACGCGGCGTCGACGGTTTCCGGATCGATGTCGCCTACGCCATGGCCAAGGACCTCGACGAGCCGCTGCGCGACGTCGTCATGGTCCCGGCGCATGCCGATGAGGTCGCGGCCAACCCCGACCACCCGTTCCTCGACCGGCCCGAAGTGCGGGAGATCCACCGCGAGTGGCGGCGGGTCCTTGACTCCTTCACGCCGCCGCGCGTCGCCATCGGCGAGATCTGGCTGCCGACCGACCGGCGGGTGCGCTACCTGGGACCGGACAAGCTGCACCAGACGTTCGACTTCGACTTCCTGCTGTGCCCGTGGGACGCGGCGGCCTACCGCGAGGTGATCGACGAAGCGGTGCGCGGCGCGACCGCCGCAGGGAGCGTGCCCACGTGGGTGCTGGGCAACCACGACACCGTGCGTCCGGCCACGAGGTTCGCGCTGCCGCCGGGCACCGACCCCGTGGCCTGGTTGATGAGCGATGGCACCGAGCCGCCCGCCGACCCCGCCACAGGCCTGCGCCGCGCGCGGGCGGCGGCGCTGCTGAAGCTGGCACTGCCCGGTTCGGCCTACATCTACCAGGGTGAGGAGTTGGGCCTGCCGGAGGTCGCCGATCTCCCCCGCGACCGGCTGCAGGACCCGGTGTGGGAGCGCAGCGGGCACAGCGCCAAAGGCAGGGACGGCTGCCGGGTCCCCATCCCCTGGGAGAAGTCCGGCCCGTCACTCGGCTTCGGCCGCGCGACCGGGTGGCTCCCCCAACCCGAGGGGTGGGCGGAGCTGTCCGTGGCGGCCCAGACCGGAGACCCCGGTTCCACCCTGGAGATGTACCGCACGGCGCTGCGCGCCCGGCGCGCGCTCACGCATGACAGGGCGTTGGTCTGGGACCCCGTACTGAACACGGGCCACACCCTCGCCTTCCGCCGCGACGACCACCTGGTCATCGTCAACACCGGGAGCGCCCCGATCCCACTGCCCCGGGGCGAGGTCGTGGTCGCCAGCGCGGAGCTGCCGGGCGGCGATATCCCGGCGGACACGTCGGTCTGGCTTCGAACCGGGTGA
- a CDS encoding nuclear transport factor 2 family protein produces MSEAVLPPPLDRFWAAVNNGDSPGFLDFFGADGVVNDWGREFKGRHEISGWNDREFIGVNMRFDAHNVEQRGSETVVTGQVTSDGFNGPSTFTFVLDGDQIKLMRITA; encoded by the coding sequence ATGTCCGAAGCCGTACTTCCTCCGCCCCTGGATCGCTTTTGGGCGGCGGTGAACAACGGAGACTCCCCGGGGTTTCTCGACTTCTTCGGTGCCGACGGGGTGGTCAACGACTGGGGCCGCGAGTTCAAGGGGCGCCACGAGATCTCCGGATGGAACGACCGGGAGTTCATCGGGGTGAACATGCGCTTCGACGCCCACAACGTGGAGCAGCGCGGCTCCGAGACCGTCGTCACCGGCCAGGTCACCAGTGACGGCTTCAACGGCCCGTCCACGTTCACCTTCGTCCTCGACGGCGACCAGATCAAGCTGATGCGGATCACCGCCTGA
- a CDS encoding DEAD/DEAH box helicase codes for MSTHAARYAEFRRRQAESSGTIEEFQGLYGFDFDPFQVRACKVLESGHGVLVAAPTGSGKTIVGEFAVHLALRDGAKCFYTTPIKALSNQKYTDLVRRYGQERVGLLTGDNSVNGEAPIVVMTTEVLRNMLYAGSHTLGGLGYVVMDEVHYLADRFRGAVWEEVIIHLPESVQIAALSATVSNAEEFGEWMQQVRGDTTVIVDEKRPVPLWQHVMAGNRIHDLFVPLEDATAEGGDGAGAGGDGGRKRKRKRDRRENGGPSVEVVFNGEKQRINPRLIRLAQEDDRITQLAHRRRHPQNRARGGPRPRAKFAPPSRVQIIDELDRDGLLPAITFIFSRAGCDDAVRQCLASGLTLTTPEEAEEIREYAERQCSDIPPADLAVLGYHEWLRALEHGVAAHHAGLLPTFKEVVETLFSRGLIRAVFATETLALGINMPARTVVIEKLDKWNGETHAALTPGEYTQLTGRAGRRGIDVEGHAVVIWQPGTDPEAVAGLASTRTYPLNSSFQPSYNMAVNLVGQVGRERSRNMLEASFAQFQADRAVVGLVRQLRKHEEALEGYAKAAECHLGDFMDYARLRRDLSDREAQASKGRASRRREEAVASLERLRPGDIIRVPAGRHTGFAVVLDPGTRGEVPAPLVLTSNRQVKRVNAADFPVPVEPAGRLRIPKNFSARSAQDRRDLASSLRNRLNETGGEGRPPKGGRGDSGGEDPEITRIRREMRAHPCHGCADREDHARWAERYFRLVKETESLRRRVEGRSHVIARTFDRVCGVLQDLHYLDGDTVTEEGRRLARVYSELDLLIAECLRRGLWEELDPQDLATCVSSLVYESRRNDDPFPRVPDGAPAEVLEEMERLWGELHEVEYGHKVGFLRRPDLGFVWITHRWARGDRLDRILMEADMPAGDFVRTTKQLIDMLGQIAGAAPEDSKVRGNARKAIELVRRGVVAYSSVG; via the coding sequence ATGAGTACGCACGCCGCGCGTTACGCCGAATTCCGTCGGCGCCAGGCCGAATCCAGCGGGACGATCGAGGAGTTCCAGGGTCTCTACGGCTTCGACTTCGACCCGTTCCAGGTCCGCGCCTGCAAGGTGCTGGAGTCGGGGCACGGCGTGCTGGTGGCGGCGCCCACCGGGTCGGGCAAGACCATCGTCGGCGAGTTCGCCGTGCACCTCGCGCTGCGCGACGGCGCCAAGTGCTTCTACACCACTCCGATCAAGGCGCTGTCCAACCAGAAGTACACCGACCTGGTGCGCCGCTACGGCCAGGAACGGGTCGGCCTGCTCACCGGGGACAACAGCGTCAACGGCGAGGCGCCGATCGTGGTCATGACCACCGAGGTGCTGCGCAACATGCTCTACGCCGGGTCGCACACGCTCGGCGGGCTCGGGTACGTGGTGATGGACGAGGTGCACTACCTCGCCGACCGGTTCCGCGGCGCGGTCTGGGAGGAGGTCATCATCCACCTGCCGGAGTCGGTGCAGATCGCGGCGCTGTCGGCTACGGTCAGCAACGCCGAGGAGTTCGGCGAGTGGATGCAGCAGGTGCGCGGCGACACCACGGTCATCGTCGACGAGAAGCGCCCGGTACCGCTGTGGCAGCACGTGATGGCGGGCAACCGCATCCACGACCTGTTCGTCCCCTTGGAGGACGCGACCGCCGAGGGAGGCGACGGCGCCGGTGCGGGCGGCGACGGCGGCCGGAAGCGCAAGCGCAAGCGCGACCGCCGTGAGAACGGCGGCCCGAGCGTCGAGGTCGTCTTCAACGGCGAGAAGCAGCGGATCAACCCGCGGCTCATCCGACTGGCCCAGGAGGACGACCGGATCACCCAGCTCGCCCACCGCCGCCGCCACCCGCAGAACCGGGCGCGCGGCGGGCCGCGGCCCCGTGCCAAGTTCGCGCCGCCCAGCCGGGTGCAGATCATCGACGAGCTGGACCGCGATGGCCTGCTGCCCGCCATCACGTTCATCTTCAGCCGGGCCGGGTGCGATGACGCGGTGCGCCAGTGCCTGGCCTCCGGGCTCACCCTGACGACCCCGGAGGAAGCCGAGGAGATCCGCGAGTACGCCGAGCGGCAGTGCTCCGACATCCCGCCCGCCGACCTCGCCGTCCTCGGCTACCACGAGTGGCTGCGCGCACTGGAGCATGGTGTGGCCGCCCACCACGCCGGCCTGCTGCCGACCTTCAAGGAGGTCGTGGAGACCCTGTTCTCCCGCGGGCTGATCCGCGCGGTGTTCGCCACCGAGACGCTGGCGCTGGGCATCAACATGCCGGCCCGCACCGTGGTCATCGAGAAGCTGGACAAGTGGAACGGCGAGACCCATGCCGCGCTCACCCCGGGGGAGTACACCCAGCTCACCGGGCGCGCCGGGCGGCGGGGTATCGACGTCGAGGGGCACGCGGTGGTCATCTGGCAGCCCGGCACCGACCCGGAGGCCGTCGCGGGCCTGGCCAGCACCCGCACCTACCCGCTGAACTCCAGCTTCCAGCCGTCCTACAACATGGCGGTCAACCTCGTGGGCCAGGTGGGCCGGGAGCGCAGCCGCAACATGCTGGAGGCGTCCTTCGCCCAGTTCCAGGCCGACCGCGCCGTCGTGGGCCTGGTGCGGCAGCTGCGCAAGCACGAGGAGGCGCTGGAGGGCTACGCCAAGGCCGCCGAGTGCCACCTCGGCGACTTCATGGACTACGCACGGCTGCGCCGGGACCTCAGTGACCGCGAGGCACAGGCGTCCAAGGGGCGGGCGTCGCGGCGCCGAGAGGAGGCGGTGGCCAGTCTGGAGCGGCTGCGCCCGGGCGACATCATCCGGGTCCCCGCAGGGCGGCACACCGGCTTCGCCGTGGTACTGGACCCCGGTACCCGCGGCGAGGTCCCCGCGCCGCTGGTGCTGACCTCCAACCGGCAGGTCAAGCGGGTGAACGCGGCCGACTTCCCGGTGCCGGTGGAACCTGCCGGGCGGCTGCGCATCCCGAAGAACTTCTCCGCGCGCTCCGCGCAGGACCGCCGCGACCTCGCCTCGTCGCTGCGCAACCGCCTCAACGAGACCGGAGGGGAGGGGCGGCCCCCCAAGGGCGGTCGGGGCGACAGCGGGGGAGAGGACCCCGAGATCACCCGGATCCGCCGGGAGATGCGCGCCCACCCCTGCCACGGCTGCGCCGACCGCGAGGACCACGCCCGCTGGGCCGAGCGCTACTTCCGCCTGGTGAAGGAGACCGAGAGCCTGCGCCGCCGGGTCGAGGGCCGTTCACACGTGATCGCCCGAACCTTCGACCGTGTGTGCGGGGTGCTGCAGGACCTGCACTACCTCGACGGCGACACCGTCACCGAGGAGGGGCGCCGTCTCGCCCGGGTCTACTCCGAGCTCGACCTGCTGATCGCCGAGTGCCTGCGCCGCGGCCTGTGGGAGGAACTCGACCCGCAGGACCTGGCGACCTGCGTGTCGTCGCTGGTGTATGAGTCGCGGCGCAACGACGACCCGTTCCCGCGCGTGCCCGACGGCGCCCCGGCCGAGGTCCTGGAGGAGATGGAGCGGCTGTGGGGTGAGCTGCACGAGGTCGAGTACGGCCACAAGGTGGGCTTCCTGCGCCGCCCCGACCTCGGCTTCGTGTGGATCACCCACCGCTGGGCGCGCGGCGACCGCTTGGACCGGATCCTGATGGAGGCCGACATGCCGGCGGGGGACTTCGTGCGCACCACCAAGCAGCTGATCGACATGCTCGGCCAGATCGCCGGCGCCGCCCCGGAGGACAGCAAGGTACGCGGCAACGCCCGCAAGGCCATCGAACTCGTCCGCCGCGGTGTCGTGGCGTACTCGTCGGTGGGCTGA
- a CDS encoding diacylglycerol/lipid kinase family protein, whose translation MAQQIALLVNPASGRGRSAVVGSRLLRELRSRGADVTVHIGRSPADSVRLAREAVAAGPDALAVVGGDGLVHGALQAVVGTDVPLGIVPAGTGNDIARAFEVPRTVPGAAAAILDGGAADADTVRAGGRHYLSVLACGFDSRVNERVNGFRFGLGRANYLIGLAAELSSFTPIPFTVEVDGQRLEAEGMLVAVGNTTSYGGGMRICPEAVADDGRLEVVFVHAVPRASFLRFFPRVFDGSHTGLDEVTVLRGRTVTISAAGPAGRPVVGYADGERLSELPVTCEVVPGSVRVLR comes from the coding sequence ATGGCTCAGCAGATCGCGCTCCTGGTCAACCCCGCTTCCGGCCGCGGCCGCTCCGCCGTGGTCGGCTCCCGCCTGCTGCGCGAGCTGCGGAGCCGCGGCGCCGACGTCACCGTCCACATCGGCCGCAGCCCCGCCGATAGCGTCCGGCTCGCCCGCGAGGCGGTCGCGGCGGGACCCGACGCGCTGGCGGTGGTCGGCGGAGACGGCCTCGTCCACGGCGCACTGCAGGCCGTCGTGGGCACCGATGTCCCGCTCGGCATCGTTCCGGCCGGAACCGGCAACGACATCGCGCGCGCCTTCGAGGTCCCCCGCACCGTCCCCGGCGCGGCCGCCGCGATCCTCGACGGCGGCGCCGCCGACGCCGACACCGTGCGCGCCGGCGGCCGCCACTACCTGAGCGTGCTCGCCTGCGGCTTCGACTCGCGGGTCAACGAGCGGGTGAACGGCTTCCGGTTCGGGCTGGGCCGGGCGAACTACCTCATCGGGCTCGCCGCCGAACTGTCGTCGTTCACACCGATCCCCTTCACCGTGGAGGTCGACGGTCAGCGGCTGGAGGCCGAGGGGATGCTCGTGGCGGTCGGCAACACCACCTCCTACGGCGGCGGAATGCGCATCTGCCCGGAGGCGGTGGCCGACGACGGCCGACTGGAGGTCGTGTTCGTCCACGCGGTTCCCCGGGCGTCGTTCCTGCGCTTCTTCCCGCGGGTCTTCGACGGCAGCCACACCGGACTGGACGAGGTCACCGTCCTGCGCGGGCGCACCGTCACCATCAGCGCAGCCGGACCCGCCGGCCGGCCGGTGGTCGGGTACGCCGACGGTGAGCGGCTGAGTGAGCTGCCGGTCACCTGCGAGGTGGTGCCCGGATCGGTGCGCGTGCTGCGGTGA
- a CDS encoding DUF397 domain-containing protein, giving the protein MSDKPAGQTERELPPEAMGNEKWHDTTDAVWMRSSLSSEDSDAIVEVAKFDDGFRAVRDGKNPEKGILFFTPAEWEAFVLGAKDGEFDIPEEYLTPEEAAIQRGEVPVTAVPSPNNTRTAGSADSGRGEDTAKPAETSD; this is encoded by the coding sequence ATGAGCGACAAGCCCGCCGGACAGACCGAGCGCGAGCTTCCGCCCGAGGCGATGGGCAACGAGAAGTGGCACGACACCACCGACGCGGTGTGGATGCGATCCTCGCTGTCCAGTGAGGACTCCGACGCCATCGTCGAGGTCGCCAAGTTCGACGACGGCTTCCGTGCCGTCCGCGACGGAAAGAACCCCGAGAAGGGCATCCTGTTCTTCACCCCCGCAGAGTGGGAGGCGTTCGTGCTCGGCGCCAAAGACGGCGAGTTCGACATCCCGGAGGAGTATCTGACGCCCGAGGAGGCGGCCATCCAGCGCGGCGAGGTGCCCGTGACGGCGGTCCCCTCACCCAACAACACCAGGACCGCCGGTTCCGCCGACTCCGGCAGGGGAGAGGACACGGCGAAGCCGGCGGAGACGTCGGACTAG
- the tatC gene encoding twin-arginine translocase subunit TatC, with translation MPLMDHLRELRNRLVKAMIAVALGTAFGYWVYKPVWEFLKAPYCALPEAQAVDGDSCNLIFTGVFDAFFVAFKVWVIVGILVSSPFWLYQIWAFVAPAMRGRERKFTYVFVPLAVILFLCGAALAYVITELAMKVLFGFAPADVMPMITIDNYLGYMLLMMMVFGVGFVLPLLVALLNLMGVLPHAAIAKWRRVIIFFSFVLAAVLTPAEPISMLALAIPIILLFELAELFCYINDRRNRSADPMADLGDDEISDLDGVMGENEEEGARGVPKR, from the coding sequence ATGCCGCTGATGGATCATCTGCGGGAACTGCGCAACCGACTGGTCAAGGCGATGATCGCCGTCGCGCTCGGCACCGCGTTCGGCTACTGGGTCTACAAGCCCGTATGGGAGTTCCTCAAGGCGCCCTACTGCGCGCTGCCGGAGGCCCAGGCGGTCGACGGCGACTCCTGCAACCTCATCTTCACCGGAGTCTTCGACGCGTTCTTCGTCGCGTTCAAGGTCTGGGTGATCGTCGGGATCCTGGTCTCCAGCCCGTTCTGGCTCTACCAGATCTGGGCCTTCGTCGCCCCGGCCATGCGCGGCCGGGAGCGGAAGTTCACCTACGTCTTCGTGCCGCTGGCCGTCATCCTGTTCCTCTGCGGCGCCGCGCTCGCCTACGTCATCACGGAGCTGGCGATGAAGGTGCTCTTCGGCTTCGCGCCCGCCGATGTGATGCCGATGATCACCATCGACAACTACCTCGGCTACATGCTGCTGATGATGATGGTGTTCGGCGTCGGGTTCGTGCTGCCGCTCCTGGTGGCGCTGCTCAACCTCATGGGCGTGCTCCCGCACGCGGCCATCGCCAAGTGGCGCCGCGTCATCATCTTCTTCTCGTTCGTGCTGGCCGCGGTCCTCACCCCGGCCGAGCCGATCTCCATGCTCGCGCTGGCGATCCCGATCATCCTCCTGTTCGAGCTGGCGGAACTCTTCTGCTACATCAACGACCGGCGGAACCGGTCCGCCGACCCCATGGCCGACCTCGGCGACGACGAGATCTCCGACCTGGACGGCGTCATGGGCGAGAATGAGGAAGAGGGCGCCCGGGGAGTGCCGAAGCGCTAG
- a CDS encoding twin-arginine translocase TatA/TatE family subunit, whose protein sequence is MDARTIALLVLIALVLFGAKKLPELARSLGRSARILKAESKGLMDEDTGDQQGERTASAQQPGQQAAAPAPQAYDPQQGPVSNGPQPATGGYPELPSGQRIVNENGEPVRRSYND, encoded by the coding sequence ATGGATGCTAGGACCATTGCACTACTGGTGCTCATCGCACTGGTGCTGTTCGGTGCCAAGAAGCTGCCCGAGCTGGCCCGATCGCTGGGCCGCAGCGCCCGGATCCTCAAGGCCGAGAGCAAGGGCCTCATGGACGAGGACACCGGCGATCAGCAGGGTGAGCGGACGGCGTCCGCACAGCAGCCGGGTCAGCAGGCCGCGGCTCCCGCACCGCAGGCCTACGATCCCCAGCAGGGGCCGGTGAGCAACGGTCCGCAGCCCGCCACGGGCGGATACCCGGAGCTTCCGTCGGGCCAGCGGATCGTGAACGAGAACGGTGAACCGGTCCGCCGCAGCTACAACGACTAG